In a single window of the Streptomyces sp. CGMCC 4.7035 genome:
- a CDS encoding L,D-transpeptidase family protein, translated as MGRSLVAVAGAAVLAAVTGCTTQTGDTNGGDGKHRSPIRIEITHTPSGAGTPSATQSPKAAPKPAPAVLWSRGDSGRDVREVQARLRQVAWLFDGPTGTYDDLTENAVKGFQGKRGLPRTGEVDTVTWQRLRKMTHDPGTWELYLMGGQPAAAPDPRCMTGRVLCISKTSRTLRWMIDGRTVSTTAVRFGSQYTPTREGVFRIYWKSRHHVSTLYDSPMPYAMFFSGGQAVHYSYDFAARGYAGGSHGCVNVRDEAAIAALFSQVRTGDKVVVYW; from the coding sequence ATGGGGAGATCGCTCGTCGCGGTCGCCGGGGCCGCCGTGCTCGCGGCGGTCACCGGCTGCACGACGCAGACCGGGGACACGAACGGCGGGGACGGGAAGCACCGTTCGCCGATCCGCATCGAGATCACGCACACACCGTCCGGTGCCGGCACACCGAGCGCCACGCAGTCCCCGAAGGCCGCACCGAAGCCCGCTCCCGCCGTTCTGTGGTCGCGCGGCGACTCGGGCCGGGACGTGCGCGAGGTGCAGGCCAGGCTGCGCCAGGTCGCCTGGCTGTTCGACGGGCCGACGGGGACGTACGACGATCTGACCGAGAACGCCGTCAAGGGCTTCCAGGGCAAGCGCGGGCTGCCCCGGACGGGCGAGGTCGACACCGTCACCTGGCAGCGGCTGCGGAAGATGACCCACGACCCCGGCACCTGGGAGCTGTACCTGATGGGCGGGCAGCCGGCCGCCGCGCCGGACCCGCGCTGTATGACGGGCCGTGTGCTGTGCATCAGCAAGACGAGCCGGACGCTGCGCTGGATGATCGACGGACGGACGGTCTCGACGACGGCGGTCCGCTTCGGCTCGCAGTACACGCCCACCCGCGAGGGTGTGTTCCGCATCTACTGGAAGTCGCGCCACCACGTGTCGACGCTCTATGACTCGCCCATGCCGTACGCGATGTTCTTCAGCGGCGGTCAGGCCGTGCACTACTCCTACGACTTCGCGGCGCGCGGATACGCCGGAGGCTCGCACGGATGCGTGAACGTACGGGACGAGGCGGCCATCGCGGCGCTGTTCTCACAGGTGCGGACCGGCGACAAGGTCGTCGTCTACTGGTGA
- a CDS encoding acyl-CoA mutase large subunit family protein, producing MARESESGLPIEPVYGPDALDGWDAAEKLGEPGAYPFTRGVYPSMYTGRPWTMRQYAGFGTAVESNARYKQLIANGTMGLSVAFDLPTQMGHDSDAPIAHGEVGKVGVAIDSVDDMRVLFDGIPLDKVSTSMTINAPAALLLLLYQLVAEEQGVPADKLTGTIQNDVLKEYIARGTYIFPPKPSLRLIADIFKYCKAEIPKWNTISISGYHMAEAGASPAQEIAFTLADGIEYVRTAVEAGMDVDDFAPRLSFFFVARTTILEEVAKFRAARRIWARVMKDEFGAKNPKSMMLRFHTQTAGVQLTAQQPEVNLVRVAVQGLAAVLGGTQSLHTNSFDEAIALPTDKSARLALRTQQVLAYETDVTATVDPFAGSYVIEKMTDEVEAAALELMGKVEDLGGAVTAIEHGFQKNEIERNAYRIAQETDAGERVVVGVNRFQLDEEEPYEPLRVDPAIEAQQAERLAKLRAERDQTAVDTALADLKKAAEGTDNVLYPMREALKARATVGEVCNALREVWGTYVPTDAF from the coding sequence ATGGCGCGCGAGTCGGAGTCCGGACTGCCCATCGAGCCTGTGTACGGGCCGGACGCCCTGGACGGCTGGGATGCGGCCGAGAAGCTGGGTGAGCCGGGGGCGTACCCCTTCACGCGCGGTGTGTACCCGTCGATGTACACGGGCCGTCCGTGGACGATGCGTCAGTACGCCGGTTTCGGTACGGCGGTGGAGTCCAACGCGCGCTACAAGCAGCTGATCGCGAACGGCACGATGGGTCTGTCGGTCGCCTTCGACCTGCCCACCCAGATGGGCCATGACTCCGACGCGCCGATCGCGCACGGCGAGGTCGGCAAGGTGGGCGTCGCCATCGACTCGGTGGACGACATGCGGGTGCTGTTCGACGGGATCCCGCTGGACAAGGTGTCCACGTCGATGACGATCAACGCCCCCGCCGCTCTGCTGCTCCTTCTCTACCAACTGGTGGCGGAGGAGCAGGGTGTCCCGGCCGACAAGCTGACGGGCACGATCCAGAACGACGTGCTGAAGGAGTACATCGCGCGCGGGACGTACATCTTCCCGCCGAAGCCCTCCCTCCGCCTGATCGCGGACATCTTCAAGTACTGCAAGGCCGAGATCCCGAAGTGGAACACCATCTCGATCTCCGGCTACCACATGGCCGAGGCGGGCGCCTCTCCCGCGCAGGAGATCGCGTTCACGCTGGCGGACGGCATCGAGTACGTGCGCACGGCGGTCGAGGCCGGCATGGACGTCGACGACTTCGCGCCGCGTCTGTCCTTCTTCTTCGTCGCGCGCACGACGATCCTGGAGGAGGTCGCCAAGTTCCGCGCTGCACGGCGGATCTGGGCGCGGGTGATGAAGGACGAGTTCGGGGCGAAGAACCCGAAGTCGATGATGCTGCGCTTCCACACCCAGACGGCGGGTGTCCAGCTGACGGCACAGCAGCCCGAGGTGAACCTGGTCCGGGTCGCCGTCCAGGGCCTGGCGGCGGTGCTCGGCGGCACGCAGTCCCTGCACACGAACTCCTTCGACGAGGCGATCGCGCTGCCCACGGACAAGAGCGCGCGCCTGGCCCTGCGCACCCAGCAGGTCCTCGCCTACGAGACGGACGTGACGGCGACGGTCGACCCGTTCGCGGGCTCGTACGTGATCGAGAAGATGACGGACGAGGTCGAAGCGGCCGCGCTGGAGCTGATGGGCAAGGTCGAGGACCTGGGCGGCGCGGTCACGGCGATCGAGCACGGCTTCCAGAAGAACGAGATCGAGCGCAACGCGTACCGGATCGCGCAGGAGACGGACGCGGGTGAGCGGGTCGTGGTCGGCGTCAACCGCTTCCAGCTCGACGAGGAGGAGCCGTACGAGCCGCTGCGCGTCGACCCCGCGATCGAGGCCCAGCAGGCGGAGCGCCTCGCCAAGCTGCGCGCGGAGCGCGACCAGACGGCGGTGGACACGGCCCTGGCGGACCTGAAGAAGGCGGCGGAGGGCACGGACAACGTCCTGTACCCGATGAGGGAGGCGCTGAAGGCGCGGGCGACGGTGGGCGAGGTGTGCAATGCGTTGCGGGAGGTTTGGGGGACTTACGTGCCGACGGATGCGTTCTGA
- a CDS encoding FAD-dependent oxidoreductase: protein MDVEVLIVGAGPSGLALGVDLARRGVDALVVERADGLVPGSRGKGIQPRTMEVFEDLGVLDAILAAGGEYPVGMIWQDGKQAGEHRMFDPAEDGEEGSPYNGPWMVPQWRTQEILFAHLAESGGKVSFGREVVGLDQHADGVTVRFAAGAPVRARYAVAADGGRSAVRRALGIGMTGETVDPNPMLVADVRITGLGRDYWHVFPPCGDEGFLALCPLAGTEDFQLVAQFPEGTAPDLSLDGLRKVVAARTHLDPEDVTEVRWASDFRPRAALADRFREGRVFLAGDAAHVHSPAGGQGLNTSVQDAYNLGWKLAAVLRGEAPQSLLDTYEEERRPIAADMLGLSTDIHRGEARRGVATRQLGLGYRDSSLARETRTNPGPVRPGDRAPDGTVDGVRLFDTFRGPHWTLLALGTEAPEVPGTVHVVRGGPHATYGTGLFLIRPDGYVGWAGETAKGLTEYATGVGALG from the coding sequence GTGGACGTGGAGGTCCTGATCGTGGGCGCGGGTCCGAGCGGCCTCGCCCTCGGTGTGGACCTCGCCCGGCGCGGGGTGGACGCGCTCGTCGTGGAGCGGGCCGACGGGCTCGTGCCCGGCTCGCGCGGCAAGGGCATCCAGCCGCGCACGATGGAGGTCTTCGAGGACCTCGGGGTGCTCGACGCGATCCTCGCGGCCGGGGGCGAGTACCCGGTCGGGATGATCTGGCAGGACGGGAAGCAGGCCGGCGAGCACCGGATGTTCGACCCGGCCGAGGACGGCGAGGAGGGGTCGCCGTACAACGGGCCGTGGATGGTGCCGCAGTGGCGCACCCAGGAGATCCTGTTCGCGCACCTCGCGGAGTCGGGCGGGAAGGTCTCGTTCGGCCGGGAGGTCGTGGGCCTGGACCAGCACGCGGACGGCGTCACCGTGCGCTTCGCCGCCGGCGCCCCCGTCCGTGCCCGGTACGCCGTCGCGGCCGACGGCGGCCGCTCGGCCGTGCGCCGCGCGCTCGGCATCGGCATGACCGGCGAGACCGTCGACCCGAACCCGATGCTGGTGGCGGACGTCCGGATCACGGGCCTGGGCCGCGACTACTGGCACGTCTTCCCGCCGTGCGGGGACGAGGGCTTCCTCGCGCTCTGCCCGCTCGCGGGCACGGAGGACTTCCAACTGGTCGCGCAGTTCCCGGAGGGTACGGCCCCTGACCTGTCCCTCGACGGCCTCCGCAAGGTCGTCGCCGCCCGCACGCACCTCGACCCGGAGGACGTGACCGAGGTGCGCTGGGCCTCGGACTTCCGGCCGCGGGCGGCGCTGGCGGACCGGTTCCGCGAAGGGCGGGTGTTCCTCGCGGGCGACGCGGCCCACGTCCACTCACCGGCGGGCGGCCAGGGCCTCAACACCAGCGTCCAGGACGCGTACAACCTGGGGTGGAAGCTGGCCGCCGTGCTGCGGGGCGAGGCTCCGCAGTCGCTCCTCGACACGTACGAGGAGGAACGGCGCCCCATCGCCGCGGACATGCTCGGCCTGTCCACGGACATCCACCGCGGCGAGGCCCGGCGCGGCGTGGCCACCCGCCAACTCGGGCTCGGGTACCGGGACTCGTCGCTCGCGCGGGAGACACGGACGAACCCGGGCCCGGTCCGCCCGGGCGATCGCGCCCCGGACGGCACGGTGGACGGGGTACGCCTCTTCGACACGTTCCGGGGCCCGCACTGGACGCTGCTGGCGCTGGGCACGGAGGCACCCGAGGTGCCGGGGACGGTGCACGTGGTCCGCGGAGGCCCCCACGCGACGTACGGGACCGGCCTGTTCCTGATCCGGCCGGACGGTTACGTGGGCTGGGCGGGCGAGACGGCCAAGGGGCTGACGGAGTACGCGACCGGGGTGGGCGCGCTCGGCTGA
- a CDS encoding TetR/AcrR family transcriptional regulator — MSTERRAPLDRKRVADTALKLLNEVGLEGLTLRAIAKELDVKAPALYWHFKDKQALLDEMATEMYRRMVDSVPTADDATWQERLLRANRGLRAALLSYRDGAKVFSGSRFTGTLHAVEMERTLRLFTEAGFTLAQAVRATSTAYSYTIGFVTEEQGVQPLPGERREGFDVEERARRMADFPLSAKAGAEIFGDYERHFEEGLELVIAGIEARYGIG; from the coding sequence GTGAGTACGGAACGACGAGCGCCCCTCGATCGCAAGCGAGTCGCGGACACGGCCCTGAAGCTGCTGAACGAAGTGGGTCTGGAGGGCCTGACCCTGCGCGCCATCGCCAAGGAGCTGGACGTCAAGGCGCCCGCCCTGTACTGGCACTTCAAGGACAAGCAGGCGCTGCTCGACGAGATGGCCACGGAGATGTACCGACGGATGGTCGACAGCGTGCCGACGGCCGACGACGCCACCTGGCAGGAGCGCCTCCTGAGGGCCAACCGCGGCCTGCGCGCCGCCCTGTTGAGCTATCGCGACGGCGCCAAGGTCTTCAGTGGCTCACGCTTCACCGGCACACTGCACGCCGTCGAGATGGAACGGACCCTGCGTCTGTTCACCGAGGCGGGCTTCACCCTCGCCCAGGCGGTCCGTGCGACCTCGACGGCGTACTCGTACACCATCGGCTTCGTCACCGAGGAGCAGGGCGTCCAGCCGCTGCCGGGCGAGCGCCGCGAGGGTTTCGACGTCGAGGAACGCGCCCGCCGGATGGCCGATTTCCCGCTGTCGGCCAAGGCGGGCGCGGAGATCTTCGGGGATTATGAACGGCACTTCGAGGAAGGTCTTGAACTGGTGATCGCCGGAATCGAAGCGCGCTACGGAATCGGCTGA
- a CDS encoding acyltransferase family protein, with protein sequence MTETVVSTSKRQPAAAALPEERGAAPAPPRARTSGSRLRALDGLRLVAALMVAAYHYGGRGGDVTRAWGSSPAKQFPTLHSWFAYGCLGVQVFFVISGFVICMSGWGRPLRSFFASRAARLLPAYWAAVVIVTAVFALPAVAYKAVSPSDALVNLTMLQQPLGVDRVLGVCWTLWAEIRFYALFALCIVLPGANRRRVILFCAGWTLAAAIAHGAQEPLLDIVLMPEYAPFFIGGVGLYLVHRDRRDAYAWGIVAVSWLIGQHYAVRDLYHPTAVHAFSHRSAYVIILIVTLGFLAVAAIALGLLDWANWRWLTVAGALTYPFYLVHEHLGWVVIHALHHGMHIPAYGTFLLTVAAMLLLAWLLNRFVEERLTPRLRAVLSKPLP encoded by the coding sequence GTGACCGAGACGGTCGTGAGCACATCGAAACGGCAACCCGCCGCGGCCGCCCTGCCCGAGGAGCGGGGTGCCGCGCCCGCCCCGCCGAGGGCCAGGACGTCCGGGAGCCGGCTGCGGGCCCTGGACGGGCTGCGGCTGGTGGCCGCGCTGATGGTCGCCGCCTATCACTACGGCGGGCGGGGCGGTGATGTCACCCGGGCCTGGGGATCATCGCCCGCGAAGCAGTTCCCCACGCTGCACTCGTGGTTCGCCTACGGCTGTCTGGGCGTCCAGGTCTTCTTCGTGATCAGCGGCTTCGTCATCTGCATGAGCGGCTGGGGGCGGCCGCTGCGCTCGTTCTTCGCCTCCCGTGCCGCGCGGCTGCTGCCCGCGTACTGGGCGGCGGTCGTCATCGTGACGGCGGTGTTCGCGCTGCCCGCCGTCGCCTACAAGGCGGTCTCGCCGAGCGACGCCCTGGTGAACCTGACGATGCTCCAGCAGCCGCTGGGCGTGGACCGGGTGCTCGGCGTGTGCTGGACCCTGTGGGCGGAGATCCGCTTCTACGCCCTCTTCGCGCTCTGCATAGTGCTGCCGGGCGCGAACCGCCGGCGGGTGATCCTGTTCTGCGCGGGCTGGACCCTGGCCGCGGCGATCGCGCACGGCGCGCAGGAACCGCTGCTGGACATCGTGCTGATGCCCGAGTACGCGCCGTTCTTCATCGGCGGCGTCGGCCTGTACCTGGTGCACCGGGACCGCCGGGACGCGTACGCCTGGGGCATCGTGGCCGTGAGCTGGCTGATCGGCCAGCACTACGCGGTGCGGGACCTGTACCACCCCACGGCCGTGCACGCGTTCTCCCACCGCAGCGCCTACGTCATCATCCTGATCGTCACCCTCGGCTTCCTCGCCGTCGCCGCGATCGCGCTGGGCCTGCTCGACTGGGCGAACTGGCGCTGGCTGACGGTCGCGGGCGCGCTGACGTACCCGTTCTACCTGGTCCACGAGCACCTGGGCTGGGTCGTCATCCACGCCCTTCACCACGGGATGCACATCCCGGCGTACGGCACATTCCTGCTCACCGTCGCCGCCATGCTGCTGCTGGCGTGGCTGCTGAACCGGTTTGTGGAGGAACGGCTGACTCCCAGGCTGCGTGCGGTGCTGTCGAAGCCGCTTCCGTAA
- a CDS encoding glycosyltransferase family 29 protein: protein MTRVRSRWSRPRPGGSASAPPDAGPPTAQVTPAELEDCLRACATHSGKLVGSLDSRRVALAEQLRQLLALWAAQPQPAPAPTTASSLIRRGAKTATGGGIGNELLDALIAVGNKALDCGYDDELGLTLLITDTILTERKNSRAGWRLRGRLLEAMGLPVAAVEAYERYLDLTKEDGFGVRARVEGIRTAQERRAELLAVLGRDVPAAASFSERPPTDVWAEGLQAHSDGDWDGARTRLVGALLGMDRDDAPEQDFQEALSQYLDLATGTHVRPTPELIEAIALFAEQRRNRMRGPLRDPLFGGLQWISLGEFRNRIAGKSICLIANSGKVGESSMGAEIDAYDLVVRFNSYKIDPAHTGRRTDIHATIHKHGFNWDKHVDTRLVFGGVSGDWKYSLRNRLVPGAQTYLGDESLRWPVRNIGRLGAEAWPGIPTSGFNMLWLLDFLDVSPTLDLIGFDFYESGAYRIAEAMKMPITSVHEYTSEKAWVMERAQNVSGMRISLR from the coding sequence ATGACGAGGGTTCGCAGTAGATGGTCACGTCCCCGGCCCGGGGGGTCCGCGTCGGCACCACCGGACGCCGGCCCGCCGACCGCGCAGGTCACCCCGGCCGAGCTCGAGGACTGCCTGCGCGCCTGCGCCACGCACAGCGGCAAGCTCGTCGGCAGCCTCGACTCCCGGCGCGTGGCCCTGGCCGAGCAACTGCGCCAGTTGCTCGCCCTCTGGGCGGCGCAGCCGCAGCCCGCACCGGCGCCGACGACGGCGAGCAGCCTGATCCGGCGCGGCGCCAAGACGGCCACCGGCGGCGGCATCGGCAACGAACTGCTCGACGCGCTGATCGCCGTCGGCAACAAGGCGCTCGACTGCGGCTACGACGACGAGCTGGGCCTCACCCTGCTCATCACCGACACCATCCTCACCGAGCGCAAGAACTCCCGCGCCGGATGGCGGCTGCGCGGCCGCCTGCTGGAGGCCATGGGCCTGCCGGTCGCCGCGGTCGAGGCCTATGAGCGCTACCTGGACCTCACCAAGGAGGACGGGTTCGGCGTCCGCGCCCGCGTCGAGGGGATACGCACGGCACAGGAACGGCGCGCGGAACTGCTCGCCGTCCTCGGCCGCGACGTGCCGGCCGCCGCCTCCTTCAGCGAGCGCCCCCCGACCGACGTGTGGGCCGAGGGCCTCCAGGCGCACAGCGACGGCGACTGGGACGGCGCGCGGACCCGCCTGGTGGGAGCGCTCCTCGGCATGGACCGCGATGACGCCCCGGAGCAGGACTTCCAGGAGGCGCTCAGCCAGTACCTCGACCTGGCCACCGGAACCCACGTCCGGCCCACGCCCGAACTGATCGAGGCGATCGCGCTCTTCGCCGAACAGCGCCGCAACCGGATGCGCGGCCCCCTGCGGGACCCGCTCTTCGGCGGCCTGCAGTGGATCAGCCTCGGTGAGTTCCGCAACCGGATCGCCGGAAAGTCGATCTGCCTGATCGCCAACTCCGGCAAGGTCGGCGAGAGTTCGATGGGCGCCGAGATCGACGCGTACGACCTGGTCGTCCGCTTCAACTCGTACAAGATCGACCCCGCCCACACCGGACGGCGGACGGACATCCACGCCACCATCCACAAGCACGGCTTCAACTGGGACAAGCACGTCGACACCCGTCTCGTCTTCGGCGGCGTCTCCGGCGACTGGAAGTACTCCCTGCGCAACCGGCTGGTGCCGGGCGCGCAGACGTACCTGGGAGACGAGTCGCTGCGCTGGCCCGTGCGCAACATCGGCAGGCTGGGCGCCGAGGCATGGCCCGGAATCCCCACGAGCGGCTTCAACATGCTCTGGCTGCTCGACTTCCTCGACGTCAGCCCCACGCTCGACCTGATCGGTTTCGACTTCTACGAGAGCGGGGCGTACCGCATCGCCGAGGCGATGAAGATGCCCATCACGTCCGTGCACGAGTACACCAGCGAGAAGGCGTGGGTCATGGAACGGGCCCAGAACGTCTCCGGGATGAGGATCTCCCTGCGATGA
- a CDS encoding glycosyltransferase — MTPTTRISAAGSAAAAPATDEGSARALTGKRRIAFASFVDENYLPGFLALLRSLALSNPDVCEDFIVLHDDLRPSSIARIRALHPRIVLRRVDADHYDSYVKGDQDNYLVRKAYFILDIFRVRDYDTIITLDTDMVVLGSLAELLSLREGLAAVPQFFYGQHKLNSGLLVIQKEYLTDAFCAKIDAIGQAGTYELDKHDQGILNALLDGDFLRLDPKYNFVKRRLSGNLPVPEDTAILHFTGRHKPWQGGESGYELAQERWAGFDLTDAELHAAYLERPGTLHHDLLVHFGTPHVERTGDVDIARKVALAHIGAGDYQAAVDIMERVHIPVDEAWPHEAYGHALMSVSRYEEARAQLLLATAAPNRAATAFARLAQIAWVHGDDATGQKYAMAGLGVDPTHRAARIWQQRTLGGVPAQQQTSPEDQLAHVAFYMDRQGNAGDKLLPESVRLAFNPDTTARRWHSVHAHRLFDEAALERVNARKGLVIGGGGLFIPDTMPNGNSAWQWNVPDELLNRIDVPIAVYAVGFNAFDGQSYRAERFRSSLRQLVERAAFFGLRNHGSIAKVRAMLPDHLHDKVRFQPCPTTVTRQLVEGWRDPAERDDTILINAAYDRAGLRFGHDYGYFLAQMADAAKRLGDLAEVKVVAHSLDDEKIAFDLRREHGVSLPVIPMYDFENDEIRDLYARTKLVIGMRGHAGMIPFGCGTPIISLISHPKMAYFLADIDRPEWGVSVHDRHLADLLVERSRDLLSDHAKTVADVHGRQQELWKITEANAADLRTILGG, encoded by the coding sequence ATGACCCCGACCACCCGTATATCCGCCGCCGGATCCGCCGCCGCGGCCCCGGCCACCGACGAGGGCTCCGCCCGCGCGCTCACCGGAAAGCGCCGTATCGCCTTCGCCAGCTTCGTGGACGAGAACTACCTGCCCGGGTTCCTGGCCCTGCTGCGCTCGCTCGCGCTGTCCAACCCGGACGTGTGCGAGGACTTCATCGTCCTGCACGACGACCTGCGCCCGTCCTCCATCGCCCGCATCCGCGCCCTGCACCCGCGGATCGTGCTGCGCCGCGTCGACGCCGACCACTACGACTCGTACGTCAAGGGCGACCAGGACAACTACCTGGTGCGCAAGGCGTACTTCATCCTCGACATCTTCCGCGTCCGCGACTACGACACCATCATCACGCTGGACACGGACATGGTGGTCCTCGGCTCGCTCGCCGAACTGCTGTCACTGCGCGAGGGGCTCGCGGCCGTCCCGCAGTTCTTCTACGGCCAGCACAAGCTCAACAGCGGTCTGCTGGTGATCCAGAAGGAGTACCTGACCGACGCGTTCTGCGCGAAGATCGACGCGATCGGGCAGGCCGGCACCTACGAGCTGGACAAGCACGACCAGGGCATCCTCAACGCCCTGCTCGACGGCGACTTCCTGCGCCTCGACCCGAAGTACAACTTCGTCAAGCGGCGGCTGTCCGGGAACCTCCCCGTGCCCGAGGACACCGCGATCCTGCACTTCACCGGCCGGCACAAGCCCTGGCAGGGCGGCGAGTCCGGGTACGAGCTGGCGCAGGAGCGCTGGGCCGGGTTCGACCTCACCGACGCCGAGCTGCACGCCGCCTACCTGGAGCGCCCCGGCACCCTCCACCACGACCTGCTCGTGCACTTCGGCACCCCGCACGTGGAGCGCACCGGCGACGTCGACATCGCCCGCAAGGTGGCCCTCGCGCACATCGGCGCGGGCGACTACCAGGCCGCCGTCGACATCATGGAGCGGGTGCACATCCCGGTCGACGAGGCCTGGCCGCACGAGGCCTACGGGCACGCCCTGATGAGCGTCTCCCGCTACGAGGAGGCCCGCGCCCAGCTGCTGCTGGCCACCGCCGCGCCCAACCGCGCCGCCACCGCCTTCGCCCGGCTGGCCCAGATCGCCTGGGTGCACGGCGACGACGCCACCGGGCAGAAGTACGCCATGGCCGGCCTCGGCGTCGACCCCACGCACCGGGCCGCCCGCATCTGGCAGCAGCGCACCCTCGGCGGGGTACCGGCCCAGCAGCAGACGAGCCCCGAGGACCAGCTGGCGCACGTCGCCTTCTACATGGACCGCCAGGGCAACGCCGGCGACAAGCTGCTGCCGGAGAGCGTCCGACTCGCCTTCAATCCCGACACCACCGCCCGCCGCTGGCACTCCGTCCACGCCCACCGGCTCTTCGACGAGGCGGCCCTGGAGCGCGTCAACGCCCGCAAGGGCCTGGTCATCGGCGGCGGCGGCCTGTTCATCCCGGACACCATGCCCAACGGCAACAGCGCCTGGCAGTGGAACGTCCCCGACGAGCTGCTGAACCGTATCGACGTGCCGATCGCCGTCTACGCCGTCGGCTTCAACGCCTTCGACGGCCAGTCCTACCGGGCCGAGCGGTTCCGCTCCTCGCTGCGCCAACTCGTCGAGCGCGCCGCCTTCTTCGGGCTGCGCAACCACGGCTCGATCGCGAAGGTGCGCGCCATGCTGCCGGACCACCTGCACGACAAGGTGCGCTTCCAGCCGTGCCCGACCACGGTGACGCGTCAGCTCGTCGAGGGCTGGCGGGACCCGGCCGAGCGTGACGACACCATCCTGATCAACGCCGCCTACGACCGCGCGGGCCTCCGCTTCGGCCACGACTACGGCTACTTCCTCGCCCAGATGGCGGACGCCGCGAAGCGCCTGGGAGACCTCGCCGAGGTCAAGGTCGTGGCGCACTCCCTCGACGACGAGAAGATCGCTTTCGACCTGCGCCGCGAGCACGGCGTGTCGCTGCCCGTCATCCCGATGTACGACTTCGAGAACGACGAGATCCGCGACCTGTACGCCCGCACCAAGCTGGTCATCGGCATGCGCGGCCACGCGGGCATGATCCCGTTCGGCTGCGGCACGCCCATCATCAGCCTCATCTCCCACCCGAAGATGGCGTACTTCCTGGCCGATATCGACCGCCCCGAGTGGGGCGTCTCGGTGCACGACAGGCACCTCGCCGACCTTCTGGTGGAGCGCTCCCGCGACCTGCTCTCCGACCACGCGAAGACCGTGGCCGACGTGCACGGCCGCCAGCAGGAGCTGTGGAAGATCACCGAGGCGAACGCGGCCGACCTGCGCACCATCCTGGGCGGCTGA
- a CDS encoding NAD(P)/FAD-dependent oxidoreductase, with amino-acid sequence MNLGIIGAGATGLTAAWDAVRAGHQVTILEAADELGGLAASLEVGGVPLERYYHHIFRSDRDMIALIEELGLGDALRFHKPTTGIYRGGKLIDFTSPFDMLRFPEFSPLDAVRFAGSSAVLKAVRDGERYNDLTALAWLRKRAGKKATAAIWEPLLRGKFGDRAEQVSMAWLWARIHCRTFELGYVDGGFERVYAALRDGIEERGGKVEFGKAAETIRQEGDTAIVTCADGSRYEFDQLIVTTPQPAFAKAAGLPTDDKAWKNQYLGATCFVLELDRSVIPYYWLNINEPDFPFLAVVEHTRMIDPAVYGGRHVLYVGNYVEREDWRFTTEPGELLEKFVPYLKRINPDFDLSWVKKWHFSKAGFAQPVVTPGYRALIPAHETPMSRVTLATMAQIYPQDRGQSYSVAMARKVTASLGLR; translated from the coding sequence ATGAACCTCGGCATCATCGGCGCGGGTGCCACCGGCCTGACCGCCGCATGGGACGCCGTACGCGCCGGCCACCAGGTCACCATCCTGGAGGCGGCCGACGAACTGGGCGGCCTCGCCGCGTCGTTGGAGGTGGGCGGCGTCCCGCTGGAGCGCTACTACCACCACATCTTCCGCAGCGACCGGGACATGATCGCCCTGATCGAGGAGCTGGGGCTCGGCGACGCGCTGCGCTTCCACAAGCCGACCACCGGCATCTACCGGGGCGGCAAGCTGATCGACTTCACCTCGCCGTTCGACATGCTGCGCTTCCCCGAGTTCTCCCCGCTGGACGCGGTGCGCTTCGCGGGCTCGTCGGCGGTGCTGAAGGCGGTCCGCGACGGCGAGCGCTACAACGACCTCACGGCGCTGGCCTGGCTGCGCAAGCGGGCCGGCAAGAAGGCCACCGCGGCGATCTGGGAGCCCCTGCTGCGCGGCAAGTTCGGCGACCGCGCCGAGCAGGTGTCGATGGCGTGGCTGTGGGCACGCATCCACTGCCGCACCTTCGAACTCGGTTATGTGGACGGCGGGTTCGAGCGCGTCTACGCCGCCCTGCGCGACGGCATCGAGGAGCGCGGCGGCAAGGTCGAGTTCGGCAAGGCGGCCGAGACGATCCGGCAGGAGGGCGACACCGCGATCGTGACGTGCGCGGACGGCTCCCGCTACGAGTTCGACCAGTTGATCGTCACCACCCCGCAGCCGGCGTTCGCCAAGGCGGCCGGGCTGCCCACCGACGACAAGGCGTGGAAGAACCAGTACCTGGGCGCGACCTGCTTCGTCCTCGAACTGGACCGCAGCGTGATCCCGTACTACTGGCTCAACATCAACGAGCCCGACTTCCCCTTCCTCGCGGTCGTCGAGCACACACGGATGATCGACCCGGCGGTCTACGGCGGCCGGCACGTCCTCTACGTCGGCAACTACGTCGAGCGCGAGGACTGGCGGTTCACGACCGAACCCGGTGAGCTGCTGGAGAAGTTCGTGCCGTACCTCAAGCGGATCAACCCGGACTTCGACCTGTCGTGGGTCAAGAAGTGGCACTTCTCGAAGGCCGGGTTCGCCCAGCCGGTGGTGACGCCCGGCTACCGTGCGCTGATCCCGGCCCACGAGACCCCGATGAGCAGGGTCACGCTGGCGACCATGGCGCAGATCTACCCGCAGGACCGGGGGCAGAGCTACTCGGTGGCGATGGCCCGGAAGGTGACGGCGTCGCTCGGACTGCGCTGA